From a region of the Methylocystis hirsuta genome:
- the rplI gene encoding 50S ribosomal protein L9, giving the protein MDVILLERVAKLGQMGETVRVRDGYARNFLLARGKALRATENNKKHFETQRAQIEARNLEAKKEAEAVAEKLNGQSFNIIRQAGESGQLYGSVSARDIAEAATAGGFSVSRDQIVLVHPIKTLGLHQTPVHLHPEVDVKITINVARSEEEAERQARGESATIREETSMDDLGLEVGAALAEAGDVEM; this is encoded by the coding sequence ATGGACGTCATTCTGCTGGAACGCGTGGCCAAGCTCGGCCAGATGGGCGAGACCGTGCGCGTGCGCGACGGCTACGCCCGCAATTTCCTGCTGGCGCGCGGCAAGGCGCTGCGAGCGACGGAAAACAACAAGAAGCATTTCGAGACGCAGCGGGCGCAGATCGAGGCGCGCAATCTCGAGGCTAAGAAAGAAGCCGAAGCCGTCGCTGAAAAGCTCAACGGACAAAGCTTCAACATCATTCGCCAGGCGGGCGAGAGCGGCCAGCTCTATGGCTCGGTTTCGGCGCGAGATATCGCCGAGGCGGCGACCGCGGGCGGCTTCTCGGTCAGCCGCGATCAGATCGTCCTGGTGCACCCCATCAAGACTCTCGGCCTTCATCAGACGCCCGTGCATCTGCATCCGGAAGTCGATGTGAAGATCACGATCAACGTGGCCCGTTCGGAAGAAGAGGCCGAGCGGCAGGCGCGCGGCGAAAGCGCAACGATCAGGGAAGAGACGTCGATGGACGATCTCGGTCTGGAAGTCGGCGCGGCTCTGGCGGAAGCCGGCGACGTCGAGATGTAA
- a CDS encoding replicative DNA helicase — translation MPPIEQLAGRRAFQVAQPDAPAYRAPPHNIEAEQALLGAILVNNDAFDRVSDFLKPEHFSEDLHRRIYELAAQLIRAGKLATVVTLKTFLADIELPAGVTIQAYLARLAAEATTIINAEDYGRTVHDLAVRRDLIVIGQDIVNTAYDSPIDSPPRAQIEEAERQLYSIAETGRYDGGFQRFAEALTTALDMASSAYMRDGHLSGVATGLLDLDEKMGGLQKSDLIIVAGRPGMGKTALATNIAFNVARAYQFEAEPDGTHKTINGGIVGFFSLEMSAEQLATRVIAEQSGVPSYKIRRGDINEDDFRRIADAAREMQSIPFYIDQSGGISIAQLTARARRLKRQRGLDLLVVDYLQLLAGSRSRNDNRVQELTEITTGLKALSKELNVPIIALSQLSRQVENRDDKRPQLSDLRESGSIEQDADVVIFVYREEYYLRNREPREGTEEHIQWMAEMERAHGRAEAIIGKQRHGPTGTVQLAFEAEVTRFSNLADEDKLPARM, via the coding sequence ATGCCACCAATCGAACAATTGGCGGGCCGGCGCGCGTTTCAGGTCGCGCAGCCGGACGCGCCTGCCTATCGCGCGCCGCCGCACAATATCGAGGCCGAGCAAGCGCTGCTCGGCGCGATTCTGGTCAACAATGACGCGTTCGACAGAGTCTCGGACTTCCTGAAGCCCGAGCATTTTTCCGAGGATTTGCACCGGCGCATCTATGAACTTGCGGCGCAGCTCATTCGCGCCGGCAAGCTCGCGACCGTCGTGACGCTGAAGACGTTCCTTGCCGACATCGAGCTTCCGGCGGGCGTGACGATCCAGGCCTATCTGGCCCGACTCGCCGCCGAGGCGACGACGATCATCAACGCCGAAGACTATGGCCGCACCGTTCATGATCTCGCGGTTCGCCGGGATCTCATCGTCATCGGGCAGGATATCGTCAATACGGCCTATGATTCGCCGATCGATTCGCCGCCGCGCGCGCAGATCGAAGAAGCCGAACGGCAGCTCTATTCGATCGCCGAGACGGGTCGCTACGACGGCGGCTTTCAGCGATTCGCCGAAGCGCTCACCACTGCGCTCGACATGGCGAGCAGCGCCTACATGCGCGACGGGCATCTTTCCGGCGTCGCCACGGGCCTGCTCGATCTCGACGAAAAGATGGGCGGTCTGCAAAAATCCGACCTCATCATCGTCGCCGGGCGACCGGGCATGGGCAAGACCGCTCTCGCAACGAACATCGCCTTCAATGTCGCGCGCGCCTATCAATTCGAAGCCGAGCCCGACGGAACGCATAAGACGATCAACGGCGGCATCGTCGGCTTCTTCTCTTTGGAAATGTCGGCCGAACAATTGGCGACGCGCGTTATCGCCGAGCAGTCTGGCGTGCCGAGCTATAAGATTCGCCGCGGCGACATCAATGAGGACGATTTTCGCCGCATCGCCGACGCCGCACGGGAAATGCAGAGCATTCCCTTCTACATCGATCAGAGCGGCGGCATCTCCATCGCACAGCTCACCGCGCGGGCGCGGCGCCTCAAACGGCAGAGAGGCCTGGACCTGCTCGTCGTGGACTATCTGCAATTGCTCGCCGGATCGCGTTCTCGCAATGACAATCGCGTGCAGGAGCTCACCGAGATTACGACCGGCCTCAAGGCTCTCTCCAAAGAGCTCAATGTGCCGATCATCGCGCTGTCGCAGCTCTCCCGCCAAGTGGAGAACCGCGACGACAAGCGGCCACAGCTTTCCGATCTTCGCGAGTCAGGCTCGATCGAGCAGGACGCCGACGTCGTCATCTTCGTGTACCGCGAAGAATATTATCTGCGCAATCGCGAGCCGCGCGAAGGCACCGAAGAACACATCCAATGGATGGCCGAGATGGAGCGCGCGCATGGTCGCGCCGAAGCGATCATCGGCAAGCAGCGTCACGGACCGACGGGAACCGTGCAGCTCGCCTTCGAGGCTGAGGTCACCCGCTTCTCCAATCTTGCCGACGAGGACAAGCTGCCGGCGCGGATGTGA
- a CDS encoding PRC-barrel domain-containing protein: protein MLKSYVLAGALIATLSGAALAEKMMNRTTDRPSGAMDRSTTETTGAPQFLTTLPQNALLVSNIHEQNIYDPQENKIGEVKDLVVDRSGKISAAIISVGGFLGIGKKDVAVAFSDIKAAERNNKWWLTINATKDELKNATGFRFDKNKGLWTLGGK from the coding sequence ATGCTCAAATCCTATGTCCTCGCCGGCGCGCTTATCGCGACGCTGTCAGGCGCGGCTTTGGCCGAAAAGATGATGAATCGCACGACGGACCGCCCGTCCGGAGCCATGGACCGCTCGACCACGGAAACGACTGGTGCGCCGCAATTTCTGACCACGCTTCCGCAGAATGCGCTGCTCGTCTCGAACATCCACGAGCAGAACATTTACGATCCGCAGGAGAACAAGATCGGCGAAGTCAAGGATCTGGTGGTGGACCGCAGCGGTAAGATCAGCGCCGCCATCATTTCGGTGGGCGGCTTCCTTGGCATTGGCAAAAAGGACGTTGCGGTCGCGTTCAGCGACATCAAGGCGGCTGAGCGCAACAACAAATGGTGGCTGACCATAAACGCCACCAAGGACGAGCTGAAGAACGCGACGGGCTTCCGGTTCGATAAGAACAAGGGGCTTTGGACCCTCGGCGGCAAGTAA
- a CDS encoding PRC-barrel domain-containing protein — MLKRVIVAASLALAVFAPLPAGAQGAQNETVVVVPLERLPVYGSVVSAWYKQPVYDPNEKKLGSIADMLFSADGSINAVMLNVGGFLGIGVKHIAIPVSAITITQKNNKTWLTLNTTKELLKKALAYKFDKATGLWDPI, encoded by the coding sequence ATGCTGAAACGCGTCATCGTCGCAGCCTCGCTCGCTCTTGCCGTTTTCGCGCCGCTACCGGCTGGCGCGCAGGGGGCTCAAAACGAAACCGTTGTGGTCGTGCCGCTCGAAAGGCTGCCGGTCTATGGTTCGGTGGTCTCCGCCTGGTACAAGCAGCCGGTCTATGATCCCAATGAAAAGAAGCTCGGCTCGATTGCGGACATGCTGTTTTCCGCCGACGGCTCCATAAACGCCGTGATGCTGAACGTCGGCGGCTTTCTCGGCATCGGCGTCAAGCATATTGCGATTCCCGTATCCGCGATCACCATCACTCAGAAGAACAACAAGACTTGGCTCACTCTCAATACGACGAAGGAGCTGCTGAAGAAGGCCCTCGCGTATAAGTTCGACAAGGCCACCGGTCTGTGGGACCCGATTTGA
- a CDS encoding PRC-barrel domain-containing protein, whose translation MNRTLLVALSFCMAIAVAHPVRAETAAPDSKVVVPMEALPRYGSLVSAWYKKPVYDLNDKKVGVITDMLFSGGEINAVMLDVGGFLGIGAKHVAIPANDISVTEKNNKTWLTINTTKDIVKKATGYKYDAAEHAWKVK comes from the coding sequence ATGAACAGAACTTTGCTTGTTGCGCTCTCATTCTGCATGGCCATCGCGGTCGCCCATCCCGTCCGCGCGGAAACCGCCGCGCCGGACAGCAAGGTCGTCGTGCCTATGGAAGCGTTGCCGCGTTATGGCTCGCTGGTTTCCGCTTGGTACAAAAAGCCGGTCTACGATTTGAACGATAAGAAGGTCGGCGTGATCACCGACATGCTATTTTCAGGCGGCGAGATCAACGCCGTCATGCTCGACGTCGGCGGCTTTCTCGGCATCGGCGCGAAGCACGTCGCCATTCCGGCGAACGACATCTCGGTCACGGAAAAGAACAACAAGACTTGGCTGACCATCAATACGACAAAGGACATCGTGAAGAAGGCGACCGGCTACAAATATGATGCGGCCGAACACGCCTGGAAGGTGAAGTAG
- a CDS encoding MaoC family dehydratase, whose product MSKSKINVGNFFEDFKIGQVIRHAAPRTVTVGEVALYTALYLPRFAVQSSTAFAQAIGYERAPIDDLLVFHLVLGKTVPDVSLNAIANLGYADFKFLIPVYPGDTLSATSEVIGLKENSNKETGVVYVRTTGANQRGETVLSYARWVMVKKRDRDAPVGPEIVPDLPKSVAPSELGKAAPPINVGAYDKALAGSRYIWGDYEQGEKIDHIDGMTVEEAEHQLATRLYQNNSKVHFNQYYEAQGRFGKRIIYGGHVISLARALSFNGLENVFHISAVNGGRHVNPLFAGGTVFAWSEVLEKAEIPGRQDIGALRLRLVATKDKPCADFPLHGAEGKPDPAVLLDLDYWGVLPR is encoded by the coding sequence ATGAGCAAGTCGAAGATCAACGTCGGCAATTTCTTCGAGGACTTCAAAATCGGCCAGGTCATTCGCCACGCGGCGCCGCGCACGGTCACGGTCGGCGAAGTCGCTCTGTATACGGCCCTGTATTTGCCGCGCTTCGCCGTGCAGTCGTCCACCGCCTTCGCGCAGGCGATCGGCTATGAGCGCGCGCCGATCGACGATCTGCTCGTCTTTCATCTCGTGCTCGGCAAGACCGTGCCCGACGTCTCGCTCAACGCCATCGCCAATCTCGGCTACGCCGATTTCAAATTTCTGATCCCCGTCTATCCGGGCGACACGCTGTCGGCGACCTCGGAGGTCATCGGCCTTAAGGAGAATTCCAACAAGGAAACCGGCGTCGTCTATGTGCGCACGACAGGCGCCAATCAACGCGGCGAGACCGTGCTGAGCTATGCGCGCTGGGTGATGGTGAAAAAGCGCGACAGGGACGCCCCTGTGGGACCGGAGATCGTGCCCGATCTGCCGAAGTCCGTCGCCCCGTCCGAACTTGGCAAGGCCGCGCCGCCGATCAATGTCGGCGCCTATGACAAGGCGCTCGCCGGCTCCCGCTATATTTGGGGGGATTACGAACAGGGCGAGAAAATCGACCATATCGACGGCATGACGGTCGAGGAGGCGGAGCACCAGCTCGCGACCCGGCTCTACCAGAACAACTCGAAAGTTCATTTCAATCAATATTATGAGGCGCAGGGCCGGTTCGGCAAGCGCATCATCTATGGCGGCCACGTGATTTCCCTCGCCCGGGCGTTGTCCTTCAACGGCCTGGAGAACGTCTTCCATATCTCGGCCGTGAACGGCGGACGCCACGTCAACCCGCTGTTCGCCGGGGGCACGGTCTTCGCCTGGTCGGAGGTTCTGGAGAAGGCGGAGATTCCCGGGCGCCAGGATATCGGCGCTTTGCGCCTGCGGCTCGTCGCGACCAAGGATAAGCCCTGCGCCGATTTTCCGCTCCACGGCGCTGAGGGCAAGCCGGATCCGGCGGTGCTGCTTGATCTTGATTATTGGGGCGTGCTGCCGCGATGA
- a CDS encoding DUF167 family protein has translation MGEGGAEKASSAWAIESGGVALYVRLTPKGGRDAIEGVETLADGRSVLKARVRAAPEDGRANAALIALIAATLRTPKSAVSIRAGATGRVKTVFVAGAPALFLDALAKLAPTNG, from the coding sequence TTGGGTGAAGGAGGCGCCGAGAAGGCGTCCTCCGCCTGGGCGATCGAATCGGGAGGCGTTGCGCTTTACGTGCGCCTGACGCCAAAGGGCGGACGCGACGCGATTGAAGGCGTGGAGACTCTCGCCGACGGCCGCAGCGTCCTGAAGGCGCGGGTGCGCGCCGCGCCGGAGGACGGCCGGGCGAATGCGGCGCTGATCGCGCTGATCGCCGCGACGCTAAGAACCCCTAAAAGCGCGGTTTCGATCCGCGCCGGCGCGACCGGCCGCGTCAAAACAGTTTTCGTTGCGGGCGCGCCCGCGCTTTTTCTCGACGCGCTGGCGAAGCTGGCGCCAACAAACGGTTAG
- a CDS encoding YggT family protein: MSYAMVKLLLTIIDIYWWILLATVVVSWLTAFDVINMRSNVAYSIWKWLNAVTEPLLGPIRSVLPSVGGLDLSPLILLLLMQFLRDLIANSAGAYAFG, encoded by the coding sequence ATGTCCTACGCAATGGTCAAACTTCTTCTCACGATCATCGATATTTACTGGTGGATTCTGCTCGCCACGGTGGTCGTGTCCTGGCTCACCGCCTTCGACGTCATCAATATGCGCTCGAACGTCGCCTATTCGATCTGGAAATGGCTGAACGCGGTCACCGAGCCGCTGCTCGGTCCGATCCGCTCGGTGCTGCCCAGCGTCGGCGGATTAGACCTCTCTCCGCTCATTCTGCTGCTGCTCATGCAGTTCCTGCGCGATCTCATCGCCAACAGCGCCGGCGCCTACGCGTTTGGGTGA
- a CDS encoding universal stress protein has product MYRKILLPIDITEPEMTDRAVSVAQELAKAFDSDMRIVNVQSLLPISFLDYVPENFTVQVRCGLEKEIAAVAAKIDRAPERVSTTLLFGPVYQKVLAEAEEWGADLIVLCSHRPGMDRFLIGSNATTIVNHAQCSVLVVRGKAP; this is encoded by the coding sequence ATGTATCGCAAAATTCTCCTGCCGATCGATATCACCGAACCTGAAATGACCGACCGGGCGGTCTCCGTCGCACAGGAATTGGCGAAGGCCTTCGATAGCGATATGCGCATCGTCAACGTGCAATCGCTCTTGCCCATCTCATTTCTCGACTACGTGCCTGAAAATTTCACCGTTCAGGTTCGTTGCGGCTTGGAGAAGGAAATAGCGGCGGTCGCCGCCAAGATCGACCGCGCGCCGGAACGCGTGTCCACGACGCTGCTGTTTGGTCCGGTCTATCAGAAAGTCTTGGCCGAGGCCGAGGAATGGGGCGCCGATCTCATCGTGCTGTGCTCGCATCGGCCGGGCATGGACCGTTTTCTCATCGGCTCCAACGCAACGACCATCGTCAATCACGCGCAATGCTCGGTGCTGGTGGTGCGCGGCAAGGCGCCGTAA
- a CDS encoding SH3 domain-containing protein yields MKKIIGFATAAAILFGASAFASPLTSAANVRSGPSPKWPVIGQLPAGVDVTVLDCGGGWKRDWCQIQAGNVKGFVAAGVLGTQGSNVVVAPVTTNNDVAIYKGPGVNYKILGSIPENTTVNIGSCVYGWGETTWCKVNYGGKKGYALQSELQRQNSLFPM; encoded by the coding sequence ATGAAGAAAATTATCGGATTCGCTACAGCGGCCGCCATCCTGTTCGGCGCTTCCGCTTTCGCCAGCCCGCTGACCAGCGCCGCGAACGTCCGGTCCGGCCCCAGCCCGAAGTGGCCCGTCATCGGCCAGTTGCCCGCTGGCGTCGACGTGACGGTGCTCGATTGTGGCGGTGGCTGGAAACGCGACTGGTGCCAGATTCAGGCGGGGAATGTGAAAGGCTTCGTGGCTGCGGGCGTGCTCGGCACGCAAGGCAGCAATGTCGTCGTCGCGCCGGTGACCACCAACAACGACGTCGCCATCTACAAAGGTCCGGGGGTCAACTACAAGATCCTCGGCAGCATCCCCGAGAACACGACGGTCAACATCGGCTCCTGCGTTTATGGCTGGGGCGAGACGACCTGGTGCAAGGTGAACTACGGCGGAAAAAAGGGCTACGCTCTGCAATCCGAACTGCAGCGTCAGAACTCGCTTTTCCCGATGTAA
- a CDS encoding MBL fold metallo-hydrolase, with the protein MRCGPLGRDEGAVIQAGTHKAVSARVSPLTRRAVAPNPGPFTYTGTCSYIVGNGDVAIIDPGPDDPRHVEALLASIGGERLRYVLVTHTHRDHSPAARALKEATGAIIAGCAPYMPRESRRLGAPNLDAAHDPTYAPDIVLRHGDTLEIGDASLVALATPGHTANHLCFALAKEQALFTGDHVMAWATTVIAPPDGSMGAYMASVEQLRGRGDRIYWPGHGEPVHDPQRFLRALLHHRRAREAAILQRLESGDETIAEIVAHIYEGVDKRLHPAAAMTALAHLEDLISRSLVDCGGQPVLQARFSPRRG; encoded by the coding sequence ATGCGGTGCGGCCCCCTCGGTCGCGATGAGGGCGCCGTCATTCAAGCCGGAACACACAAAGCCGTTTCGGCGCGCGTCTCGCCGCTGACGCGACGGGCGGTCGCGCCAAATCCCGGCCCGTTCACCTACACGGGAACATGCAGCTATATCGTCGGAAATGGCGATGTGGCGATCATCGACCCCGGACCTGACGACCCGCGTCATGTCGAGGCGCTGCTTGCAAGCATCGGCGGCGAAAGACTGCGTTACGTGCTGGTGACCCATACGCATCGCGATCACTCGCCGGCGGCGCGCGCCTTGAAGGAGGCGACCGGCGCAATCATCGCCGGCTGCGCCCCCTACATGCCCCGCGAGTCGCGACGCCTCGGCGCCCCCAACCTCGACGCAGCCCACGATCCGACCTATGCGCCGGATATCGTGCTGAGGCACGGCGACACGCTCGAAATCGGCGACGCTTCGCTTGTGGCCTTGGCGACGCCGGGTCATACGGCGAACCATCTCTGCTTCGCGCTCGCGAAGGAGCAGGCGCTCTTCACCGGCGACCATGTGATGGCCTGGGCGACCACCGTGATCGCGCCGCCGGACGGCTCCATGGGCGCCTATATGGCGTCGGTCGAACAGCTGCGCGGGCGCGGTGACCGCATCTACTGGCCAGGGCACGGCGAACCGGTGCATGATCCCCAGCGATTTCTGCGCGCCTTGCTTCATCACCGGCGCGCGCGCGAGGCCGCCATTCTTCAGCGTCTCGAATCGGGGGACGAAACGATCGCCGAGATCGTCGCGCATATTTACGAGGGCGTCGACAAACGTCTCCACCCCGCGGCGGCGATGACCGCCCTCGCCCATCTCGAAGATCTGATCTCGCGTAGCCTTGTCGACTGCGGGGGACAGCCGGTCTTGCAGGCGCGTTTCTCGCCGCGCCGAGGTTAG
- a CDS encoding FtsB family cell division protein: MAAYFIWHGVNGQRGLKIGEEFEQKLEQLRFERNLLKLQRMHWESRLALIKGETVDADILEEEARKRLGRAHKNDVVIFLPAAGAP, encoded by the coding sequence ATGGCCGCCTATTTCATTTGGCACGGCGTTAACGGCCAGCGCGGGCTGAAGATCGGTGAAGAATTCGAGCAGAAGCTCGAGCAGTTGCGTTTCGAGCGCAACCTGCTCAAGCTTCAACGCATGCACTGGGAAAGCCGCCTGGCGCTCATCAAGGGTGAAACCGTGGACGCCGACATCCTCGAGGAGGAGGCGCGCAAGCGACTGGGGCGGGCGCATAAGAACGACGTCGTGATCTTTTTGCCGGCGGCGGGCGCGCCCTAA
- a CDS encoding DUF2497 domain-containing protein: MSAANASAPSHSLQDEARANEPSMEEILASIRRIIADDDSLPGARRDDRRRARDIDAARSAYPAPVLERREDEPPFIDDLHDGIEDAGDVRLVYVAGDAPQETGPERTEAEESSEIERVVERQEPGIEINDVAPVRDRALLSDESAATVASKFEALAAGVAFSESDILDRCAREMLQPILQQWLEANLPTLVEQLVRAEIERLARPANRLAASARKSSQP; this comes from the coding sequence ATGAGCGCAGCGAACGCATCCGCCCCGTCGCACTCGTTGCAGGACGAAGCGCGCGCGAATGAGCCGTCAATGGAGGAAATTCTCGCTTCCATCCGTCGCATCATCGCCGATGACGACAGCCTGCCGGGCGCGCGTCGCGACGATCGCCGGCGTGCGCGCGATATCGACGCGGCGCGCAGCGCCTATCCGGCGCCGGTGCTCGAGCGACGCGAGGACGAACCGCCGTTCATTGACGACCTGCACGATGGGATCGAGGACGCAGGGGACGTTCGGCTGGTGTATGTCGCCGGCGACGCTCCTCAGGAGACGGGACCCGAACGGACGGAAGCCGAAGAGTCATCGGAGATTGAACGCGTGGTTGAGCGCCAGGAGCCGGGCATAGAGATCAACGATGTTGCGCCGGTCAGGGATAGGGCGTTGCTTTCGGACGAGTCCGCTGCGACGGTCGCGTCGAAATTCGAAGCGCTCGCCGCTGGCGTAGCGTTCAGCGAGAGCGACATTCTCGACCGATGCGCAAGAGAGATGCTGCAGCCGATACTGCAGCAATGGCTCGAGGCGAATCTGCCTACGCTCGTGGAGCAGCTGGTGCGCGCCGAAATCGAGCGGCTGGCGCGGCCTGCAAACCGTCTGGCGGCCTCGGCGCGCAAATCGAGTCAGCCTTAA
- a CDS encoding TolC family outer membrane protein, with protein MRSDGFGLGWRRSANVLSCASAALTLAAVALSPGRASAESLLSALARAYYGNPDLNQSRANVRVRDEEAPKAKAGLRPKASITAQYGTQYAAIKIPFGGSSSQQSGAASGSSGDFQDTYVGYPRGATLNMSQTLFDGFRTENSVRQAESGVFAARSTMRLTEQATLQNGATAYMNVLRDTAVVSLRKNNISVLEEQLKQSRDRFQVGEVTRTDVAQAEASVALARSEFYAAQAQLKNSMANYRQIIGAEPKRLEPGRSLEPLLPKSLEQAIAIALVEHPGVTAAFHQVDAAALAVKVAESALAPNLSVNGQVSNQYDSFLGLPGSKQFTASAIAQLNVPLYQGGSEYASIRQAKEQLGQARLNADVQRESVRASVVSSYGLLDTAKASIISGQAAVKAAETALAGVREEAKVGQRTTLDVLNAQQSLLNARVNLVTSQRDRVVASYAALGSIGRLSAQELDLAVALYDPSVHLNQVHDLWFGLDTPDGR; from the coding sequence ATGAGAAGTGACGGGTTTGGCCTCGGGTGGCGGCGGTCGGCCAACGTCCTGTCCTGCGCTTCCGCCGCACTGACGCTTGCAGCGGTCGCACTTTCGCCGGGCCGGGCCTCTGCTGAGAGCCTTCTGTCGGCTCTGGCGCGGGCCTATTACGGCAATCCGGATCTCAACCAGAGCCGCGCCAATGTGCGGGTGCGCGACGAGGAGGCGCCGAAAGCAAAGGCGGGGCTTCGACCGAAAGCCAGCATCACGGCTCAGTACGGCACGCAATACGCCGCGATCAAGATTCCCTTCGGCGGCAGCAGCAGCCAACAGAGCGGAGCCGCTTCGGGCTCCAGCGGCGATTTTCAAGACACCTACGTCGGTTATCCGCGCGGCGCGACTCTGAACATGTCGCAGACGCTGTTCGACGGCTTCCGCACTGAAAACTCCGTGCGTCAGGCGGAGTCGGGCGTCTTCGCGGCGCGCTCGACGATGCGTCTGACCGAGCAGGCGACCCTTCAGAACGGCGCGACCGCCTACATGAACGTGCTGCGCGATACGGCGGTGGTGTCGCTGCGCAAAAACAACATTTCGGTGCTTGAGGAACAGCTCAAGCAGAGCCGCGATCGTTTCCAGGTCGGCGAAGTGACTCGAACCGACGTCGCCCAGGCGGAAGCCTCGGTCGCGCTGGCGCGTTCGGAATTCTATGCCGCGCAGGCGCAGCTCAAGAACAGCATGGCGAACTACCGCCAGATCATCGGCGCTGAGCCAAAACGCCTTGAGCCGGGGCGCAGCCTTGAGCCGTTATTGCCCAAGTCGCTGGAGCAGGCGATCGCGATCGCCTTGGTGGAGCATCCCGGCGTGACCGCGGCCTTTCACCAGGTGGATGCGGCGGCGCTCGCGGTCAAGGTCGCGGAAAGCGCGCTGGCACCGAATCTCTCCGTCAACGGCCAGGTGTCAAATCAATATGACTCTTTTCTCGGATTGCCGGGATCGAAGCAGTTCACTGCGTCGGCGATAGCGCAGTTGAATGTCCCGCTCTATCAGGGCGGCTCCGAATATGCCTCAATTCGTCAAGCCAAGGAGCAACTCGGCCAGGCGCGGCTGAATGCCGATGTTCAGCGCGAGAGCGTCCGCGCAAGCGTCGTTTCGAGCTATGGACTCCTGGACACCGCAAAGGCGTCAATCATCTCGGGACAGGCGGCGGTGAAGGCGGCGGAGACAGCGCTCGCCGGGGTGCGCGAAGAGGCCAAGGTCGGGCAACGCACGACTCTTGATGTGCTGAATGCGCAGCAGTCTCTGCTCAACGCCCGGGTCAACCTCGTGACGTCGCAACGCGATCGCGTCGTAGCCTCTTATGCGGCGCTGGGGTCGATCGGTCGCTTGTCGGCTCAAGAACTCGACCTCGCGGTCGCGCTCTATGATCCGAGCGTTCATCTCAATCAGGTGCATGACCTGTGGTTCGGTCTCGACACGCCCGACGGCCGATAA
- a CDS encoding protein-L-isoaspartate O-methyltransferase family protein, giving the protein MLDRVAQVTKTGEATATLRHTMVERQLRPFDVTDVPLLERFLETPREIFLPDSLASLAYSDLAISVKGASGRKRNLLPPLVLARMLQSADVRAKDRVLDIGGVGYSSALLSGLAEEVVALECDSGLAACAKAGLAALGCENVQFELGPLEKGFAGGAPYDVIIVQGRVQAGLEALFEQLTPDGRLLAIVTPEPRAGQQVVRFERQDGRAAGELPLFSATAPVLDGFEQAPAFNL; this is encoded by the coding sequence ATGTTGGACAGGGTGGCGCAAGTGACGAAGACGGGCGAGGCGACAGCGACTTTGCGCCACACCATGGTCGAGCGCCAGCTTCGTCCGTTCGATGTGACCGATGTGCCGTTGCTTGAACGCTTCCTCGAGACGCCGCGCGAGATTTTCCTGCCGGACTCCCTCGCCTCGCTCGCATATTCGGATCTGGCGATCTCCGTGAAAGGCGCCAGCGGACGCAAACGCAACTTGCTGCCGCCGCTCGTGCTGGCGCGGATGCTTCAAAGCGCCGACGTCAGAGCGAAGGATAGAGTGCTCGATATTGGCGGCGTGGGGTATTCGTCCGCACTGCTCTCTGGCCTCGCCGAGGAGGTTGTCGCGCTGGAATGCGATTCCGGTCTTGCCGCCTGCGCCAAGGCTGGCCTCGCAGCATTGGGTTGCGAAAACGTGCAATTCGAGCTGGGGCCTTTGGAAAAGGGCTTTGCAGGCGGCGCCCCTTACGATGTCATCATCGTTCAAGGCCGCGTTCAGGCAGGACTCGAGGCGTTGTTCGAACAACTGACGCCCGATGGTCGGCTGCTGGCGATCGTCACGCCGGAGCCGCGCGCCGGTCAGCAGGTCGTGCGCTTCGAGCGCCAGGACGGCCGTGCGGCGGGCGAACTGCCGTTGTTCTCGGCGACGGCGCCGGTGCTCGATGGCTTCGAACAAGCGCCCGCCTTCAACCTCTAG